The segment TTCATGCGGTGGCGCTTCCCCGGGTCGCTTCGCTCCTGCCCGCCGGACTACGTCCCTCGCGCGCGGTGACCTTGCCCCGCAACATCGTCAGCGTCACCGTTGCCGGCAACTCCATCGACTCGAACGGGGTGTTGTCCGAGCGGCTGGCCAGCTTCGATCCGGTGACCGTCCAGGTGGCATCGGGGTCGACGACGGTCAGGTTGGCCGGCTCCCCCACCTCCAGCGGGCGGCCCTGATCCGGCAGGCCGACGATCGCCGCCGGCGCCTCGCTCATCACCCGGGCGACATCGCGCCAGCTCAGCAGGCCGGGTGCCACCATGGTCGCGACGATGACCGACAGGGCGGTCTGCAAACCGAGCATGCCGGGGCGGGCGTTGGCGAACTCGCAGCACTTCTCCTGCTCGGCGTGCGGTGCGTGGTCGGTGGCCACACAGTCGATCACGCCGTCGGCCAGCGCCTGACGCAACGCTTGCACATCGCTGGCCTCACGCAACGGCGGGTTTACCCGATTGCGGCCGTCGTAGCTGCTCAGCCGGCCGTCGTCGAGCAGCAGGTGATGCGGGGTGACCTCGGCCGTAATCAAGATCCCTTGCGCTTTGGCCCATTTCAGCAGCTCCACGGTCCCCGCGGTGGAGGCGTGGCAGATGTGTACCCGGGCGCGCGCATCGCGGGCCAGGATCGCGTCGCGGGCGACGATGGACTCCTCGGCCGAGCGCGGCCAACCCGCCAAGCCCAGCTTCGCGGCGTTGGGGCCCTCGTGGGCGACGGCCCCGACGGTGAGACGCGGCTCCTCGGCGTGCTGGGCGATCAGCACCCCGAGCCCGCTCGCGTACTCCAGCGCGCGCCGCATGATCAGCGGATCATGCACGCAGATTCCGTCGTCGGAGAACATCCGGACCTGGCCGGCACCGGCGGCCATCAGCCCCATCTCGGTGAGCTGCTTGCCTTCCAGGCCCACGGTGACCGCGCCGACCGGGTGCACGTCGACCAGACCGACCTGCTGCCCGCGGCGCCAGACGTGGTCGGTGACCACCGGACTGTCCGCCACTGGGTCGGTGTTGGCCATCGCGAAGACCGCGGTGTACCCGCCCAAAGCGGCTGCGGCCGAACCGGTTTCGATGTCCTCCGCGTACTCACGGCCCGGCTCGCGCAGATGGGTGTGCAGGTCCACGAAACCGGGCAGCATGATCTGCCCGGCCGCCTCGATGACCTCGGCATCCTCGGACCCGATACCCGGACCGATCTCGGCGATCTGACCGTCGGCGATACGCACATCGACGGGATCGCCCTCACCGTAGAGTCGTACGCCCTTGATCAGGACCGTCATGCCGTCACCGCAACCTCTCCGGACCCGGTGCCGACCAGCAGGTGGAACAGCACCGCCATCCGTACGTGAACTCCGTTGGAAACCTGTTGCAGCACCGCAGACTGCGACGAATCCGGCACCGAGTACGCGATCTCCATACCGCGCAGCATCGGGCCCGGGTGCAGCACCACGGCATGCTCGGCCAGCTTGGCCTGGCGCTTCTCCGAGAGGCCGTAGAGCACCGAGTACTCGCGCGCCGACGGGAAGAATCCGCCGTTCATCCGTTCGGCCTGTACCCGCAGCATCAGCACGGCGTCGGCGGCGGGCAGTTCGGCGTCCAGATCGTGGCAGACCGTCACCGGCCATTCGGACACGCCGACCGGCAGCAGGGTGGGCGGGGCCACCAGCACCACCTCGGCGCCCAGGGTGGCGAGCAGTTCGACATTGGAGCGCGCCACCCGGCTGTGCAGCACGTCGCCGACGATCACCACGCGTCTGCCCTCGATGGAGCCGAGTCGCTGGCGCAGGGTCAGCGCGTCGAGCAGTGCCTGGGTGGGATGCTCGTGGGTGCCGTCACCGGCGTTGATCACGCTGGGGCCGCCGCCGGAATTTCCCCCGGGTCGCT is part of the Mycobacterium adipatum genome and harbors:
- a CDS encoding dihydroorotase yields the protein MTVLIKGVRLYGEGDPVDVRIADGQIAEIGPGIGSEDAEVIEAAGQIMLPGFVDLHTHLREPGREYAEDIETGSAAAALGGYTAVFAMANTDPVADSPVVTDHVWRRGQQVGLVDVHPVGAVTVGLEGKQLTEMGLMAAGAGQVRMFSDDGICVHDPLIMRRALEYASGLGVLIAQHAEEPRLTVGAVAHEGPNAAKLGLAGWPRSAEESIVARDAILARDARARVHICHASTAGTVELLKWAKAQGILITAEVTPHHLLLDDGRLSSYDGRNRVNPPLREASDVQALRQALADGVIDCVATDHAPHAEQEKCCEFANARPGMLGLQTALSVIVATMVAPGLLSWRDVARVMSEAPAAIVGLPDQGRPLEVGEPANLTVVDPDATWTVTGSKLASRSDNTPFESMELPATVTLTMLRGKVTAREGRSPAGRSEATRGSATA
- a CDS encoding aspartate carbamoyltransferase catalytic subunit; this encodes MKHLLTAADLSRDEAVALLDDADRFAEALLGREVKKLPTLRGRTIITMFYENSTRTRVSFEVAGKWMSADVINVSASGSSVAKGESLRDTALTLRAAGADALIIRHPASGAAQQLSEWTREDGSSGAGAQRPGGNSGGGPSVINAGDGTHEHPTQALLDALTLRQRLGSIEGRRVVIVGDVLHSRVARSNVELLATLGAEVVLVAPPTLLPVGVSEWPVTVCHDLDAELPAADAVLMLRVQAERMNGGFFPSAREYSVLYGLSEKRQAKLAEHAVVLHPGPMLRGMEIAYSVPDSSQSAVLQQVSNGVHVRMAVLFHLLVGTGSGEVAVTA